A single window of Triplophysa rosa linkage group LG2, Trosa_1v2, whole genome shotgun sequence DNA harbors:
- the LOC130545426 gene encoding cytosolic phospholipase A2 gamma-like isoform X2, protein MKMCVSCSSDVRLGHSLNKQEEEFVKTRLPTVQQCLKNHGIHCSLDKVPKIALLASGGGERAMLGLLGSLVELDKTGLLDCILYLCGVSGSTWCMASLYQDSDWSTKLDSVKEKIIHRLKGPAVGFDVVLTKLMKYYKEKDNFNLTDVWAALVVSLYVKEIDEGTLSQQRGRNVKDPFPIYAVIDKQYKQLQDRDPWVEITPYEAGYSLTGAFVDVSRFGSQFHEGSKKKDQPEMDMLYLQALCGSAVAENDNIVALVWEKMKNLFHHIRCTKDEKECKDSTSLPIAACLILETLVEMNLLAVKGKDPSDLQNDIRTKLNELDGGESQMVEKSDETDAKLNVTPFTLEVFERLSVHFSSWLLDVLKHVCEWLAEWIWGRKYNFLHNVKDERVPSFLVESEKRDFVDAGLLLNAGYISVLRQERDVDLIISLDFSEGDPFLVQTHMHTVKTAAELCKNLNIPFTEVDVPSEDSTTPKDFYVFEGHEKAPSVIHIPLFNTVNCGDKVEEWRGKYSTFQLSYSAEMIDDLLEVAGKNITNNKEKLVKEIRKIIGT, encoded by the exons ATG aaaatgtgtgtttccTGCAGCAGTGACGTGAGACTCGGACATTCTCTGAATAAACAAGAGGAGGAGTTTGTAAAGACAAGACTACCAACTGTTCAACAATGTCTGAAGAATCATGGGATACACTGCAGTCTG GATAAAGTGCCAAAGATCGCACTGCTGGCTTCTGGAGGAGGAGAACGAGCCATGCTGGGTTTACTGGGATCTCTGGTTGAACTCGACAAAACGGGTCTTCTGGACTGTATCCTGTATCTGTGCGGAGTCTCTGGATCCAcctg GTGTATGGCGTCTTTATATCAGGACTCAGACTGGTCCACCAAACTGGACTCAGTGAAAGAGAAGATCATCCACAGACTCAAAGGTCCTGCTGTCGGCTTTGACGTTGTGCTGACGAAACTGATGAAATACTACAAAGAGAAAGACAACTTTAACTTAACTGATGTTTGGGCAGCGCTAGTCGTCAGTTTATATGTGAAAGAG ATAGATGAAGGCACACTTTCACAGCAGCGGGGTCGGAATGTTAAAGACCCGTTTCCCATCTACGCAGTGATTGACAAGCAATACAAACAGCTTCAGGATAGAG ACCCCTGGGTTGAGATAACACCTTATGAAGCCGGTTATTCTCTCACTGGAGCGTTTGTGGACGTCTCCAGATTTGGCAGTCAGTTTCACGAAGGCTCGAAGAAAAAGGACCAGCCTGAGATGGACATGCTCTACCTGCAGG CTCTGTGTGGCAGTGCTGTGGCGGAGAATGACAACATTGTAGCATTAGTTTGGGAAAAGATGAAAA ATTTGTTTCATCATATAAGATGTACAAAAGATGAGAAAGAGTGTAAAG ATTCCACATCGCTACCTATAGCCGCCTGTCTGATTCTCGAGACTCTTGTGGAAATGAATCTCCTGGCGGTAAAAGGCAAAGACCCTTCAGATCTCCAAAACGACATCAGAACGAAGCTGAACG AACTTGACGGAGGTGAAAGTCAAATGGTGGAAAAGTCAGATGAGACGGATGCTAAACTGAATGTCACGCCGTTCACCCTGGAGGTGTTTGAGCGCTTGAGCGTTCACTTCAGTTCCTGGTTACTTG ATGTTTTGAAGCACGTTTGTGAGTGGTTGGCAGAATGGATCTGGGGCAGAAAATACAACTTTCTCCACAACGTGAAAG ATGAACGAGTGCCCTCCTTTCTGGTGGAAAGTGAAAAGAGAGACTTTGTAGACGCTGGTCTGTTGCTCAACGCAGGCTACATCTCAGTGCTGAGACAAGAGAGAGACGTCGATCTCATCATTTCTCTGGATTTCAGCGAGGGAGATCCTTTCCTggtacaaacacacatgcac ACGGTGAAGACGGCTGCTGAGCTGTGCAAGAATCTAAACATCCCTTTTACTGAGGTCGATGTACCCAGTGAGGACTCGACAACCCCGAAGGACTTTTATGTGTTTGAAGGGCATGAAAAAGCACCGAGCGTGATACACATCCCTCTCTTCAACACAGTGAACTGTGGAG ATAAAGTTGAGGAGTGGAGAGGCAAATATTCCACCTTTCAACTTTCCTACAGCGCTGAGATGATTGACGATCTGCTGGAAGTCGCTGgcaaaaacatcacaaacaacAAAGAGAAACTGGTGAAAGAGATTAGGAAGATCATCGGGACATAG
- the LOC130545426 gene encoding cytosolic phospholipase A2 gamma-like isoform X4, with the protein MKMCVSCSSDVRLGHSLNKQEEEFVKTRLPTVQQCLKNHGIHCSLDKVPKIALLASGGGERAMLGLLGSLVELDKTGLLDCILYLCGVSGSTWCMASLYQDSDWSTKLDSVKEKIIHRLKGPAVGFDVVLTKLMKYYKEKDNFNLTDVWAALVVSLYVKEIDEGTLSQQRGRNVKDPFPIYAVIDKQYKQLQDRDPWVEITPYEAGYSLTGAFVDVSRFGSQFHEGSKKKDQPEMDMLYLQALCGSAVAENDNIVALVWEKMKNLFHHIRCTKDEKECKDSTSLPIAACLILETLVEMNLLAVKGKDPSDLQNDIRTKLNELDGGESQMVEKSDETDAKLNVTPFTLEVFERLSVHFSSWLLDVLKHVCEWLAEWIWGRKYNFLHNVKDERVPSFLVESEKRDFVDAGLLLNAGYISVLRQERDVDLIISLDFSEGDPFLTVKTAAELCKNLNIPFTEVDVPSEDSTTPKDFYVFEGHEKAPSVIHIPLFNTVNCGDKVEEWRGKYSTFQLSYSAEMIDDLLEVAGKNITNNKEKLVKEIRKIIGT; encoded by the exons ATG aaaatgtgtgtttccTGCAGCAGTGACGTGAGACTCGGACATTCTCTGAATAAACAAGAGGAGGAGTTTGTAAAGACAAGACTACCAACTGTTCAACAATGTCTGAAGAATCATGGGATACACTGCAGTCTG GATAAAGTGCCAAAGATCGCACTGCTGGCTTCTGGAGGAGGAGAACGAGCCATGCTGGGTTTACTGGGATCTCTGGTTGAACTCGACAAAACGGGTCTTCTGGACTGTATCCTGTATCTGTGCGGAGTCTCTGGATCCAcctg GTGTATGGCGTCTTTATATCAGGACTCAGACTGGTCCACCAAACTGGACTCAGTGAAAGAGAAGATCATCCACAGACTCAAAGGTCCTGCTGTCGGCTTTGACGTTGTGCTGACGAAACTGATGAAATACTACAAAGAGAAAGACAACTTTAACTTAACTGATGTTTGGGCAGCGCTAGTCGTCAGTTTATATGTGAAAGAG ATAGATGAAGGCACACTTTCACAGCAGCGGGGTCGGAATGTTAAAGACCCGTTTCCCATCTACGCAGTGATTGACAAGCAATACAAACAGCTTCAGGATAGAG ACCCCTGGGTTGAGATAACACCTTATGAAGCCGGTTATTCTCTCACTGGAGCGTTTGTGGACGTCTCCAGATTTGGCAGTCAGTTTCACGAAGGCTCGAAGAAAAAGGACCAGCCTGAGATGGACATGCTCTACCTGCAGG CTCTGTGTGGCAGTGCTGTGGCGGAGAATGACAACATTGTAGCATTAGTTTGGGAAAAGATGAAAA ATTTGTTTCATCATATAAGATGTACAAAAGATGAGAAAGAGTGTAAAG ATTCCACATCGCTACCTATAGCCGCCTGTCTGATTCTCGAGACTCTTGTGGAAATGAATCTCCTGGCGGTAAAAGGCAAAGACCCTTCAGATCTCCAAAACGACATCAGAACGAAGCTGAACG AACTTGACGGAGGTGAAAGTCAAATGGTGGAAAAGTCAGATGAGACGGATGCTAAACTGAATGTCACGCCGTTCACCCTGGAGGTGTTTGAGCGCTTGAGCGTTCACTTCAGTTCCTGGTTACTTG ATGTTTTGAAGCACGTTTGTGAGTGGTTGGCAGAATGGATCTGGGGCAGAAAATACAACTTTCTCCACAACGTGAAAG ATGAACGAGTGCCCTCCTTTCTGGTGGAAAGTGAAAAGAGAGACTTTGTAGACGCTGGTCTGTTGCTCAACGCAGGCTACATCTCAGTGCTGAGACAAGAGAGAGACGTCGATCTCATCATTTCTCTGGATTTCAGCGAGGGAGATCCTTTCCTg ACGGTGAAGACGGCTGCTGAGCTGTGCAAGAATCTAAACATCCCTTTTACTGAGGTCGATGTACCCAGTGAGGACTCGACAACCCCGAAGGACTTTTATGTGTTTGAAGGGCATGAAAAAGCACCGAGCGTGATACACATCCCTCTCTTCAACACAGTGAACTGTGGAG ATAAAGTTGAGGAGTGGAGAGGCAAATATTCCACCTTTCAACTTTCCTACAGCGCTGAGATGATTGACGATCTGCTGGAAGTCGCTGgcaaaaacatcacaaacaacAAAGAGAAACTGGTGAAAGAGATTAGGAAGATCATCGGGACATAG
- the LOC130545426 gene encoding cytosolic phospholipase A2 gamma-like isoform X1 has translation MKMCVSCSSDVRLGHSLNKQEEEFVKTRLPTVQQCLKNHGIHCSLDKVPKIALLASGGGERAMLGLLGSLVELDKTGLLDCILYLCGVSGSTWCMASLYQDSDWSTKLDSVKEKIIHRLKGPAVGFDVVLTKLMKYYKEKDNFNLTDVWAALVVSLYVKEIDEGTLSQQRGRNVKDPFPIYAVIDKQYKQLQDRDPWVEITPYEAGYSLTGAFVDVSRFGSQFHEGSKKKDQPEMDMLYLQALCGSAVAENDNIVALVWEKMKNLFHHIRCTKDEKECKDSTSLPIAACLILETLVEMNLLAVKGKDPSDLQNDIRTKLNELDGGESQMVEKSDETDAKLNVTPFTLEVFERLSVHFSSWLLDVLKHVCEWLAEWIWGRKYNFLHNVKDERVPSFLVESEKRDFVDAGLLLNAGYISVLRQERDVDLIISLDFSEGDPFLVQTHMHTVKTAAELCKNLNIPFTEVDVPSEDSTTPKDFYVFEGHEKAPSVIHIPLFNTVNCGADKVEEWRGKYSTFQLSYSAEMIDDLLEVAGKNITNNKEKLVKEIRKIIGT, from the exons ATG aaaatgtgtgtttccTGCAGCAGTGACGTGAGACTCGGACATTCTCTGAATAAACAAGAGGAGGAGTTTGTAAAGACAAGACTACCAACTGTTCAACAATGTCTGAAGAATCATGGGATACACTGCAGTCTG GATAAAGTGCCAAAGATCGCACTGCTGGCTTCTGGAGGAGGAGAACGAGCCATGCTGGGTTTACTGGGATCTCTGGTTGAACTCGACAAAACGGGTCTTCTGGACTGTATCCTGTATCTGTGCGGAGTCTCTGGATCCAcctg GTGTATGGCGTCTTTATATCAGGACTCAGACTGGTCCACCAAACTGGACTCAGTGAAAGAGAAGATCATCCACAGACTCAAAGGTCCTGCTGTCGGCTTTGACGTTGTGCTGACGAAACTGATGAAATACTACAAAGAGAAAGACAACTTTAACTTAACTGATGTTTGGGCAGCGCTAGTCGTCAGTTTATATGTGAAAGAG ATAGATGAAGGCACACTTTCACAGCAGCGGGGTCGGAATGTTAAAGACCCGTTTCCCATCTACGCAGTGATTGACAAGCAATACAAACAGCTTCAGGATAGAG ACCCCTGGGTTGAGATAACACCTTATGAAGCCGGTTATTCTCTCACTGGAGCGTTTGTGGACGTCTCCAGATTTGGCAGTCAGTTTCACGAAGGCTCGAAGAAAAAGGACCAGCCTGAGATGGACATGCTCTACCTGCAGG CTCTGTGTGGCAGTGCTGTGGCGGAGAATGACAACATTGTAGCATTAGTTTGGGAAAAGATGAAAA ATTTGTTTCATCATATAAGATGTACAAAAGATGAGAAAGAGTGTAAAG ATTCCACATCGCTACCTATAGCCGCCTGTCTGATTCTCGAGACTCTTGTGGAAATGAATCTCCTGGCGGTAAAAGGCAAAGACCCTTCAGATCTCCAAAACGACATCAGAACGAAGCTGAACG AACTTGACGGAGGTGAAAGTCAAATGGTGGAAAAGTCAGATGAGACGGATGCTAAACTGAATGTCACGCCGTTCACCCTGGAGGTGTTTGAGCGCTTGAGCGTTCACTTCAGTTCCTGGTTACTTG ATGTTTTGAAGCACGTTTGTGAGTGGTTGGCAGAATGGATCTGGGGCAGAAAATACAACTTTCTCCACAACGTGAAAG ATGAACGAGTGCCCTCCTTTCTGGTGGAAAGTGAAAAGAGAGACTTTGTAGACGCTGGTCTGTTGCTCAACGCAGGCTACATCTCAGTGCTGAGACAAGAGAGAGACGTCGATCTCATCATTTCTCTGGATTTCAGCGAGGGAGATCCTTTCCTggtacaaacacacatgcac ACGGTGAAGACGGCTGCTGAGCTGTGCAAGAATCTAAACATCCCTTTTACTGAGGTCGATGTACCCAGTGAGGACTCGACAACCCCGAAGGACTTTTATGTGTTTGAAGGGCATGAAAAAGCACCGAGCGTGATACACATCCCTCTCTTCAACACAGTGAACTGTGGAG CAGATAAAGTTGAGGAGTGGAGAGGCAAATATTCCACCTTTCAACTTTCCTACAGCGCTGAGATGATTGACGATCTGCTGGAAGTCGCTGgcaaaaacatcacaaacaacAAAGAGAAACTGGTGAAAGAGATTAGGAAGATCATCGGGACATAG
- the LOC130545426 gene encoding cytosolic phospholipase A2 gamma-like isoform X3, which translates to MKMCVSCSSDVRLGHSLNKQEEEFVKTRLPTVQQCLKNHGIHCSLDKVPKIALLASGGGERAMLGLLGSLVELDKTGLLDCILYLCGVSGSTWCMASLYQDSDWSTKLDSVKEKIIHRLKGPAVGFDVVLTKLMKYYKEKDNFNLTDVWAALVVSLYVKEIDEGTLSQQRGRNVKDPFPIYAVIDKQYKQLQDRDPWVEITPYEAGYSLTGAFVDVSRFGSQFHEGSKKKDQPEMDMLYLQALCGSAVAENDNIVALVWEKMKNLFHHIRCTKDEKECKDSTSLPIAACLILETLVEMNLLAVKGKDPSDLQNDIRTKLNELDGGESQMVEKSDETDAKLNVTPFTLEVFERLSVHFSSWLLDVLKHVCEWLAEWIWGRKYNFLHNVKDERVPSFLVESEKRDFVDAGLLLNAGYISVLRQERDVDLIISLDFSEGDPFLTVKTAAELCKNLNIPFTEVDVPSEDSTTPKDFYVFEGHEKAPSVIHIPLFNTVNCGADKVEEWRGKYSTFQLSYSAEMIDDLLEVAGKNITNNKEKLVKEIRKIIGT; encoded by the exons ATG aaaatgtgtgtttccTGCAGCAGTGACGTGAGACTCGGACATTCTCTGAATAAACAAGAGGAGGAGTTTGTAAAGACAAGACTACCAACTGTTCAACAATGTCTGAAGAATCATGGGATACACTGCAGTCTG GATAAAGTGCCAAAGATCGCACTGCTGGCTTCTGGAGGAGGAGAACGAGCCATGCTGGGTTTACTGGGATCTCTGGTTGAACTCGACAAAACGGGTCTTCTGGACTGTATCCTGTATCTGTGCGGAGTCTCTGGATCCAcctg GTGTATGGCGTCTTTATATCAGGACTCAGACTGGTCCACCAAACTGGACTCAGTGAAAGAGAAGATCATCCACAGACTCAAAGGTCCTGCTGTCGGCTTTGACGTTGTGCTGACGAAACTGATGAAATACTACAAAGAGAAAGACAACTTTAACTTAACTGATGTTTGGGCAGCGCTAGTCGTCAGTTTATATGTGAAAGAG ATAGATGAAGGCACACTTTCACAGCAGCGGGGTCGGAATGTTAAAGACCCGTTTCCCATCTACGCAGTGATTGACAAGCAATACAAACAGCTTCAGGATAGAG ACCCCTGGGTTGAGATAACACCTTATGAAGCCGGTTATTCTCTCACTGGAGCGTTTGTGGACGTCTCCAGATTTGGCAGTCAGTTTCACGAAGGCTCGAAGAAAAAGGACCAGCCTGAGATGGACATGCTCTACCTGCAGG CTCTGTGTGGCAGTGCTGTGGCGGAGAATGACAACATTGTAGCATTAGTTTGGGAAAAGATGAAAA ATTTGTTTCATCATATAAGATGTACAAAAGATGAGAAAGAGTGTAAAG ATTCCACATCGCTACCTATAGCCGCCTGTCTGATTCTCGAGACTCTTGTGGAAATGAATCTCCTGGCGGTAAAAGGCAAAGACCCTTCAGATCTCCAAAACGACATCAGAACGAAGCTGAACG AACTTGACGGAGGTGAAAGTCAAATGGTGGAAAAGTCAGATGAGACGGATGCTAAACTGAATGTCACGCCGTTCACCCTGGAGGTGTTTGAGCGCTTGAGCGTTCACTTCAGTTCCTGGTTACTTG ATGTTTTGAAGCACGTTTGTGAGTGGTTGGCAGAATGGATCTGGGGCAGAAAATACAACTTTCTCCACAACGTGAAAG ATGAACGAGTGCCCTCCTTTCTGGTGGAAAGTGAAAAGAGAGACTTTGTAGACGCTGGTCTGTTGCTCAACGCAGGCTACATCTCAGTGCTGAGACAAGAGAGAGACGTCGATCTCATCATTTCTCTGGATTTCAGCGAGGGAGATCCTTTCCTg ACGGTGAAGACGGCTGCTGAGCTGTGCAAGAATCTAAACATCCCTTTTACTGAGGTCGATGTACCCAGTGAGGACTCGACAACCCCGAAGGACTTTTATGTGTTTGAAGGGCATGAAAAAGCACCGAGCGTGATACACATCCCTCTCTTCAACACAGTGAACTGTGGAG CAGATAAAGTTGAGGAGTGGAGAGGCAAATATTCCACCTTTCAACTTTCCTACAGCGCTGAGATGATTGACGATCTGCTGGAAGTCGCTGgcaaaaacatcacaaacaacAAAGAGAAACTGGTGAAAGAGATTAGGAAGATCATCGGGACATAG